The DNA segment CCGCCAGTTCAGCGGCTGCGCGATGAAGCCCGCACGCGCGCAGGCGTAGTAGATCTCGAAGTACTCGATGCTGTTCTTCGCGAGCACCGCGACGCGCTCGCCCTTCGCGAGGCCGCGCGCCGTGAGCGCGTTCGCGAGCTTCCTCACGCGCGCGTCGAGCTCGCCGAACGAGACGCGGCGGCCGGTCGGAACGTCCACGATCGCGGGGCGCCCCGGAGCGAGGCCTGCCCACTTCGCGGTGATTTTCCCGATGTTCATGCTCGTTGACTCCGCTGCTTCCGCATCGACTCCGCTCGGCTCCGCCTCGCTGCGCGCTTCGCTTGCGCCGCGATCGAAGCGGCCCGGGTCAATACGCCATGTCGAGATCGATGCGGCGCTCGACGATCACCCAGCGACCGCCCTGGTTGCGAACGCGGTCGCGATAGAGCCCGCTCGTCACGAGCCGGATCGCGCCGTTCTCCACCGAGGTCAGCGTGAGGTTCGACACGAGCGAGACCTCGCCGCCCTGCTCCGCCACGACCATCGTGTTCGTCGTGACGTGGCGGCGCTTGTCCTTCTGCGCCGCCATCGAGTCGCGCATCAGGCCCAGGACCTCGTCGCGCCCATCGAAGCGAACCGGGCGCGTGCCGCCGGCGATCTCGAGCACGAGCGACGCGTTCGGCGCGAAGCACGCCTCGAGCATCGCGAGGTCGCGCTCGTCGAGCGCGTAGGCGGAGCGCGCGAGCAGCTCGTTGATCTCGAGCTTCGTCGCCGCGTCGATCGCCATCCCACTCTCCTCGTGAAACGGGCCGTGAGCGGAGTGCGCTCACGGCCCGTGCGTTCAGTGCACGCGACGCATCAATCGTCGGCGCGGAACTTCACGCCGAGCTCGATGCCGAACGCGCGCGGCTCGCCGTAGTAGGACATCGTCCAGAGCGCGCCCACGGGCAGCTCGCCCACGCGATAGATCTCGTCCGTGAGGTTGCGTCCGTACACGCGCGCGAAGTAGCGGTCCTCCGCGTCGGTGAAGGAGATGCTCGCGTTGAGCAGCGTGCGGCGATCCGTGATGCCGTCGAGATCCGGGCGGAACTGGTTCGCGTTGTAGACGAACGGCGCCTCGTCTTCCCAGTCGACGCCGACGCTGTAGCGCATCTCGCCCGAGCCGAGTGCGTGGTGAACGATGATGTCGCCCGCGGCCTGCAGCGGCACCGAGCGGTTCACGTCGCGATCCGAGAGATCGATGTCGACGTCGCCGTCGAAGTCCGTGTCCGCCTCGAACTTCTTGTAGTCGCTCTCGATCCAGCCGAAGTTGCCGCGCAGGTCGAGCCAATCGGTGAGCATCGCGTTCCATTCGAGCTCGATGCCGCCTGCGGTCACCTCGGCGGCGTTGAAGAAGCGCGTCTCCTGGAACGTGCCGAAGTCCGCGACGAGGTCGCGCTGCGCGTCGCTGTACTTCACGTAGAAGCCAGCGGCGTTGATGCGCAAACGGTTGTCGAGCAGATCGAGCTTCACGCCTACCTCGAAGGAGTCCGCCTTCTCTGGATCGGTCGGCGCTGCCGCCAACGGCGTGATCGCCACGCCCGTCGTGCCGGTCTGGTCGTTGTAAGCGCCGCTCTTGAAGCCATGCGCGTACGTGAAGTACGTGTAGATGCCGTTCTCGAAGTCGTAAGCGAGCGTCACACGCCCGGTCGGCTCGCCCCACTGCTCGCGGTCGCGAACGACGCCGGTCGGGAAGCGGTCGAAGTCCGCCGCGGCGAGCGGAGTACCGAGATCGGACAGGGTCGGATTCCCGTCGAGCAGGAACACGAACACCTGGTTCCGGCCCGCCCAGCGCTTGCGCTCGTTGGTCCAGCGAAAGCCGCCGGACAAGGAGAGCTGGTCCGTGAGGTTGAACGTGGTGTCGAAGAACAGCGCCCAGTTCTCCGCCTTCTGCTTGTTGCAGAGGATCTGAGGATTGTTGTCGAAGAAGGTCGGGTCTCCGAAGAACGCGGAGCCGAGGCCTAACAAGTCGAGGAAGCCGAGCACCTGCAGCACGCAGAACTCGGTCTCGTCGTTCTGATAGAAGAAGCCGCCGACGAAGTCGCCGCGCAGGCCGAGCAGGTTCTCGAAGCCTCCGTTCAGGCGGAGCTCTTGCTGGAACGTCTTGCGGTCGTCGTCGCGCGTGGCGTCGAACAGCGAGTTCGGGCCGACTTCGCCGGTGTACGTCGAGGGCAGCCGGGAATCCTGCTTGCGGTAGCCCGTGACCGAATGGAGCTGATACTCGCCGATGTCCCAGTCGAGGTTCAGGTAGTAGCCGTTCACGTCGACGCGGTGACCCTTCGACATGTTGAGCAAGAGGCCATCGCGATCGGTCGTCGCGGCGTGCTTGATCGGGTTGCCCGAGTCGCGCGTGAGGCCGAACGCGTTCCAGAGGAAGCCCGAGCCCGGCTTCGTGCCGTTCGCGACGGGCGGCGAGTCGCTCGAGTCGTCGAGCAGCTCGTAGGTGAACACGCCTCGGAAATTCTCGCTGGGCTCGAAGAGCAGCTTCACGCGGCCCGTGAACACGTCGTCACCACCGGCGTCCTTGCCGTTGCCCTGTCCGGTCGTGCCGTTCGCGGGGTGCAGTGGATCGAACGAAGTGACGGGGCCGTACTCGGCGCCCAGCTCGTAGAACCCGTCGGAGTCGATGAACGCGCCGGACGCCCGCAGCGCGAACATCTCGCCGAGCGGGATGTTTGCGGCGAAGCGCTCCTCGAAGCGGCCGAAGCTCGCGATGCGTTGCTGGAACTCGAAGCCCCACTCGCCGAGCACGGGGCGCTTCGTGCGCACGTTCACCATGCCGCCCGTCGTGTTCTTGCCGAACAGCGTGCCCTGCGGGCCGCGCAGCACTTCGATCTGCTCGATGTCGAAGAGGTCGAGCGCCTGCGTCTGGATGTGCGGGATCACGAAGTCATCGACCGCCACGCCGACGTGCGCGTCGGCGTAGACGATGATCGAGGTCTGACCGACGCCGCGCATCGCGAAGGCCGCGGCGTTGAAGCCGGCGGGCTTACCGGTGGAGAAGTTCGGCACGAGGCTCGCGATGTCGCCGAGGTCGTTCGTGACGAGCTCACCGACCGTTGCGTCGTTGATCGCGGTGACGGCGACGGGCGTGGTCTGCACGTCGGTGGCGTCGCGACGCGTCGCGATCACCGTGATGGTCTCGAGGCCTTCCTCGTCGCCAGGTGCGGCGGGCGCCTGCGCCAAGAGCGGCTGCGCGGCGAGCGCGGTCGCGAGAGCCAGTGCGCGCGACGGGCGCGCGGCGAGCGAACGAATCTTCATCGTGGTCCCACGGTGAAGTGCGAAACGAAAAAGGCCGCGATCGATAACAACTCGATCAGCGAGGCCGCCAGGAGTGCAGCTCGGGCAGCACCTTGGTCGCGAACAGGCGCATGCTCTTCTCCGCCTGCTCGCCGGTGAGGCCGCCGTAGCTGACCTGGATCGTGAGATCGAAGTCGCCGAGCACCTTCCGGCGCGCGTCCATCTTGTCGAGGATCTGCTGCGGCGTGCCGAACGTGTTGATCTCGGCGAAGCCTTGCGCGGCGGCTTCGAGCCCGGTGTTGCGCAGG comes from the Deltaproteobacteria bacterium genome and includes:
- a CDS encoding nuclear transport factor 2 family protein encodes the protein MAIDAATKLEINELLARSAYALDERDLAMLEACFAPNASLVLEIAGGTRPVRFDGRDEVLGLMRDSMAAQKDKRRHVTTNTMVVAEQGGEVSLVSNLTLTSVENGAIRLVTSGLYRDRVRNQGGRWVIVERRIDLDMAY
- a CDS encoding TonB-dependent receptor produces the protein MKIRSLAARPSRALALATALAAQPLLAQAPAAPGDEEGLETITVIATRRDATDVQTTPVAVTAINDATVGELVTNDLGDIASLVPNFSTGKPAGFNAAAFAMRGVGQTSIIVYADAHVGVAVDDFVIPHIQTQALDLFDIEQIEVLRGPQGTLFGKNTTGGMVNVRTKRPVLGEWGFEFQQRIASFGRFEERFAANIPLGEMFALRASGAFIDSDGFYELGAEYGPVTSFDPLHPANGTTGQGNGKDAGGDDVFTGRVKLLFEPSENFRGVFTYELLDDSSDSPPVANGTKPGSGFLWNAFGLTRDSGNPIKHAATTDRDGLLLNMSKGHRVDVNGYYLNLDWDIGEYQLHSVTGYRKQDSRLPSTYTGEVGPNSLFDATRDDDRKTFQQELRLNGGFENLLGLRGDFVGGFFYQNDETEFCVLQVLGFLDLLGLGSAFFGDPTFFDNNPQILCNKQKAENWALFFDTTFNLTDQLSLSGGFRWTNERKRWAGRNQVFVFLLDGNPTLSDLGTPLAAADFDRFPTGVVRDREQWGEPTGRVTLAYDFENGIYTYFTYAHGFKSGAYNDQTGTTGVAITPLAAAPTDPEKADSFEVGVKLDLLDNRLRINAAGFYVKYSDAQRDLVADFGTFQETRFFNAAEVTAGGIELEWNAMLTDWLDLRGNFGWIESDYKKFEADTDFDGDVDIDLSDRDVNRSVPLQAAGDIIVHHALGSGEMRYSVGVDWEDEAPFVYNANQFRPDLDGITDRRTLLNASISFTDAEDRYFARVYGRNLTDEIYRVGELPVGALWTMSYYGEPRAFGIELGVKFRADD